Genomic window (Oryza sativa Japonica Group chromosome 3, ASM3414082v1):
GGCTTCTCAGTCGCTGCTGTTTGGGCGACCTTCGCTGCATAGGTAACGACTGGAGCTGTGCCGTTCTCTGCAGGAACCTTCAGTTCTCCATTGACGCCATTTGGTAGCTTTGGCTTCGCAGTAGCAGCATCCTGCTGCTTCTCTCCAGTGACAGAACTTGGAGCCCTACTGTCCCAGACCTAAAATGATAGAACCGACCATTAGAGTTACCAAAGAGGCATAAGAGAAACCAAGGTGCACAGATTGACAAAAGACAAGGCTCAGGCTTATATATACCTGCTTTTGGATCTGCTGTTGTTTCACCCTCTTTTCCTGCATCAACTTCTGACGGTTCTCATAGAAAGCAAAGTCATCCAAGATGGAGGTCTTACTGACATGCTCCTTGAATATCTTAAGCATTTGAATGCCTTGGTCAAGGTTTACCTGAAATTTAAACAAGCAGGTCAAATAAGATAACCGCATGGTGTGGCTTTTTGGAAGTCAAGAACTAATTTGGACAAATATAAGGTACCTCTTGTGTGTCACGGCTATTTGTCACTGGCTTGTTCTCATTGTTCTCTAGGATGATGTGCTTGAGAATATTGTTGGGCACATCTTTGACAATGTGCCACTTGAGAGATAAGGAACCATTCCACTTATCTTGTTGCCAGTACTCCAAGGTCTTCTCAAAATCAACAGCGCCAGTCATTTCAGCAACACCAACAAACTGCCCACTAGTATTAACCTTAAGTTCACAGCAACAAAGACAAAATTAGGAAAAAGAAACCATGATTAACATTCACAAATGAATACAAGACACAAATAACTTACCGAGAAAAACAAGAATATTGGGCATTTGGAGCTCTTAGCCTGAGCTTCCTGATAAGCAGCATCAAGCTTCTTGTTTCCATTAGTGGTACTTGCCCACACATTGTACTTTATGCTCTTATGGATATCATCCTCACTGTATGATTTAATGACAAAGAACTTTGCATCATCATATTGGACAGGGAAGTCATCTCGGTTGAACTGTGTTCTATCAGGTACATCAGTAGCATTCATGCTGTCACTTGTAGGAAGGCTCTGCCCTTTCACAGCAATAGTGACAGTATGGCCAAACAATTTCTGGTTCTTGAAACGGCCTGATCTAGGACCTCTGTTCAACTCAATTGTTCCATCCTGACTCTCATTGCCAAAACCATAGTACCCGTTACCACGGCCTCTTGGCTTGTACCTGTTATCCATACTAAGACCCCACCGACCATATAGCCTGGAATCATAACCATTACTACCATAGCCATTACTTCCATAACCATTTGTGCTGTACGAAAGACCAGTTTTGTATGAGTTTCCATACTGGCTGTAAGACCGGGTGCTCGGGTACATCCTATTCGGATATGTAGGAGCAGCTGATCCTGTTGTAGTTGTAGGTCTTCTGTTATTCATGCCCTGCATTACAGAGAAGCCAAATAATTCAGTTCACAATCAAAGCCGTAGCGGATCAGGACAGTGCATTCATAcggagaaaaaaagaacatgttTTCGTAAGACTCACCATCTGCTGAGGTGTGGAGCCCTTGTTTTGAGTCCTTGCAGAAGAGCCATTACTGAATGTTGAAGACGACATGTGATTGGTTGTAGTTGTTCTCTGCTGTCCATTTGTATAAG
Coding sequences:
- the LOC4331683 gene encoding YTH domain-containing protein ECT4 isoform X2 codes for the protein MAAVAPPQVPVVAPAPAAAAAPPAPAPAAAATAAPVADQTTDLLQKLSLDSQPKAVDAATEPAGAKKGPAASQPLSVAIPPERSITPVLQDFMDPNMFYLPAYYYGGYDGSVSEWDDYPRYVNPDGVEITPAVYGDIYGYGYAPYGAYSPASSPVPTVDGQMFGQHYQYPTSYYQPPTPVPSTTQGDLQPSANPDKPTAKADPAKTTTNGAPNGTVHSNSGTVPLGSSQQNSSLTPDGTYRAPLLGGVPSAGYLDSTYGYDSTGAHFAWYDGSAYTNGQQRTTTTNHMSSSTFSNGSSARTQNKGSTPQQMGMNNRRPTTTTGSAAPTYPNRMYPSTRSYSQYGNSYKTGLSYSTNGYGSNGYGSNGYDSRLYGRWGLSMDNRYKPRGRGNGYYGFGNESQDGTIELNRGPRSGRFKNQKLFGHTVTIAVKGQSLPTSDSMNATDVPDRTQFNRDDFPVQYDDAKFFVIKSYSEDDIHKSIKYNVWASTTNGNKKLDAAYQEAQAKSSKCPIFLFFSVNTSGQFVGVAEMTGAVDFEKTLEYWQQDKWNGSLSLKWHIVKDVPNNILKHIILENNENKPVTNSRDTQEVNLDQGIQMLKIFKEHVSKTSILDDFAFYENRQKLMQEKRVKQQQIQKQVWDSRAPSSVTGEKQQDAATAKPKLPNGVNGELKVPAENGTAPVVTYAAKVAQTAATEKPALANGTVKAS
- the LOC4331683 gene encoding YTH domain-containing protein ECT4 isoform X1, translating into MAAVAPPQVPVVAPAPAAAAAPPAPAPAAAATAAPVADQTTDLLQKLSLDSQPKAVDAATEPAGAKKQGPAASQPLSVAIPPERSITPVLQDFMDPNMFYLPAYYYGGYDGSVSEWDDYPRYVNPDGVEITPAVYGDIYGYGYAPYGAYSPASSPVPTVDGQMFGQHYQYPTSYYQPPTPVPSTTQGDLQPSANPDKPTAKADPAKTTTNGAPNGTVHSNSGTVPLGSSQQNSSLTPDGTYRAPLLGGVPSAGYLDSTYGYDSTGAHFAWYDGSAYTNGQQRTTTTNHMSSSTFSNGSSARTQNKGSTPQQMGMNNRRPTTTTGSAAPTYPNRMYPSTRSYSQYGNSYKTGLSYSTNGYGSNGYGSNGYDSRLYGRWGLSMDNRYKPRGRGNGYYGFGNESQDGTIELNRGPRSGRFKNQKLFGHTVTIAVKGQSLPTSDSMNATDVPDRTQFNRDDFPVQYDDAKFFVIKSYSEDDIHKSIKYNVWASTTNGNKKLDAAYQEAQAKSSKCPIFLFFSVNTSGQFVGVAEMTGAVDFEKTLEYWQQDKWNGSLSLKWHIVKDVPNNILKHIILENNENKPVTNSRDTQEVNLDQGIQMLKIFKEHVSKTSILDDFAFYENRQKLMQEKRVKQQQIQKQVWDSRAPSSVTGEKQQDAATAKPKLPNGVNGELKVPAENGTAPVVTYAAKVAQTAATEKPALANGTVKAS